The region TTGGACTGATTCTGAAGCAATATCTGGAACTAAGTAATTTTGAGGTATTCTGGTACCAGAATCCGGAGGGTATAGTGGAACTACTGAAGGATGAATTTCCTTTCCATATTGGTATTTTAGATATTATGATGCCTAATATTGATGGGTTCTCTCTGGCAAAAGCTATTTTAAAACAAAAGCCAGACTTTCCGCTGTTGTTCCTAACCGCTAAAAACCAGAAAATAGATCGTATCACTGGTTTAAAACTTGGAGCCGATGATTACCTGTCCAAACCTTGTGACCCTGAAGAGCTCATCCTGAGAATACAAAATATTCTGAAGAGAACACAGCCTGCTGCTCCTCTGTCAGTAATCAGTATTGGTGATTACACACTGCACCCTGATAAATTATTACTTAGCCACCCTAAAGAAGAGATTCGCCTTACCCAACGTGAACTGGATTTACTCCTGTTTCTGTTGCAACACAACAATCAGACAATTAAGCGGGAAATTATTCTGGACAAACTATGGGAAACTAATGATTACTTTACAGGAAGAAGTCTGGATGTATTTATCAGCAGACTTCGTAAATATTTTCAATTTGACGAAGGCATTAAAATTCAGTCGCTTCGTGGAATAGGATTTCAGGTAAACTTTTCTTAAAAACATTTGTTATAATTTATACAACAACTACCAGCATATATACAATAACAAGTGGCTCATTATAAAATATTTTTGCCTCACTAAATATTTTGATAATGAAAAACACTAAACTATTCTCAGTATTGGCTTTATTACTATTAGCCATTTTCTCTGTCTCTTGTTCCAGCGACAATAACGACAGGGAACCAGATCTTACACCAGGTCAGACACTGGCCTCTACTCCATGGTTAACCACAAATTCCAAAAATGCTGCTGGTGCCAATGTAGATCTTAAAGATCCAAATGTAGTAAACTTTGTAGGCTATGCTTACTTCAAAGCAGATGGTACATTTACCATGTATAATCTGGACGATTCTCCTAAAATGCACGGAGATTGGTCTGTTACTGCTGACGGGAAAACCAGAACCATTGTAGCTAAAAATGACAAAGGTGAAACTTTATTCACCCGTGTTGTAGACATTACCGTTTTAACGAGAGCAGAATTTACCTATAGAATTTACCCTAATGCTAGTGATAAATCTGTGTATTATGACATTATCCATACCCCTACAACTCATAAGGAACCAGGAAAGTAGTATTTAATTTTATAATATAATCTGTAAGGCTGCTCTGTTGAGCGGTCTTTTTTATGCTTTTAAAATGCTTATCTTTACCCTACTATGAAACGTTTTATCAATATTGTTCTTATCATTTTTGTTCTCGGTATTATTTTCGTTCCGGGAGTAAAAGTCTTTGTGCAGAGTACACTTATGAAGATTGGTCTGTTCAGCCCTAAATTCAATAACGAACCTAAAGAAGCTACTACAGCAGCTTACACAATGCAGCTCAAAGATGAAAAAGGAGTAAATATTAGCCTTGAAGACCTAAAAGGTAAAGTGGTTTTTATAAACTTTTGGGCAACATGGTGTCCGCCATGCATTGCTGAAATGCCAACAATACAGACCCTTTACGAAAATTTTAAAAATGATGATGAGGTTAAGTTTTTAATTCTGGAAGTAGAAGACAATCAGGAAAAAGCTAAAAAGTTATTTCGCGATAAAGGACTTACTCTTCCTATATCATTCCCCAATGGGACTATACCTGAGGAATTTTATAAAGGAACTTTACCTACTACAGTGATTTTGGATAAAAATGGTGCTATTGCATTCCAATCAGAAGGCATTACCAACTATGCAGATCAGAAAATGGTTGATTTTATCAAGCAACAAAAGCAGAAATAAAAGTTAGCTGATATTAGTATAAACAAAGGCACAATAGAAATTAT is a window of Elizabethkingia anophelis R26 DNA encoding:
- a CDS encoding TlpA family protein disulfide reductase yields the protein MKRFINIVLIIFVLGIIFVPGVKVFVQSTLMKIGLFSPKFNNEPKEATTAAYTMQLKDEKGVNISLEDLKGKVVFINFWATWCPPCIAEMPTIQTLYENFKNDDEVKFLILEVEDNQEKAKKLFRDKGLTLPISFPNGTIPEEFYKGTLPTTVILDKNGAIAFQSEGITNYADQKMVDFIKQQKQK
- a CDS encoding DUF4822 domain-containing protein — encoded protein: MKNTKLFSVLALLLLAIFSVSCSSDNNDREPDLTPGQTLASTPWLTTNSKNAAGANVDLKDPNVVNFVGYAYFKADGTFTMYNLDDSPKMHGDWSVTADGKTRTIVAKNDKGETLFTRVVDITVLTRAEFTYRIYPNASDKSVYYDIIHTPTTHKEPGK
- a CDS encoding response regulator transcription factor, translating into MKTKILLAEDDFDFGLILKQYLELSNFEVFWYQNPEGIVELLKDEFPFHIGILDIMMPNIDGFSLAKAILKQKPDFPLLFLTAKNQKIDRITGLKLGADDYLSKPCDPEELILRIQNILKRTQPAAPLSVISIGDYTLHPDKLLLSHPKEEIRLTQRELDLLLFLLQHNNQTIKREIILDKLWETNDYFTGRSLDVFISRLRKYFQFDEGIKIQSLRGIGFQVNFS